The Nitrospira sp. genome has a segment encoding these proteins:
- a CDS encoding HD domain-containing phosphohydrolase: MRVESLNRIHPGVLAIQRELGKIDRLRLPIASCRDVERILVRQVTKELDRALPWQAGHGRRTATIALAVGREIGLSSDDLHHLTLAAYLHDIGLLMLPPGLMDSTTFLEPDTYVAVQNHCRIGAALLEPYAFLEKAAILVAYHHERWDGTGYPYGIRGPFIPLGARILSVADAFDAIQVPEATDSTLRDLIASRILHVAAGTQFDPTIVAALMSCLKHRNTDGDRSGV; the protein is encoded by the coding sequence ATGCGCGTCGAGAGTCTCAATCGGATTCACCCCGGCGTCCTCGCCATTCAACGGGAACTGGGTAAAATCGACCGGCTCCGTCTGCCCATCGCATCATGCCGGGATGTCGAACGCATCCTGGTGCGCCAGGTGACGAAGGAGCTTGATCGCGCGCTCCCCTGGCAGGCGGGTCACGGGCGGCGTACCGCGACGATCGCCCTGGCAGTAGGACGAGAAATCGGGCTGTCCTCTGACGACCTGCATCACCTCACGCTTGCGGCCTATCTGCATGACATCGGGCTCCTGATGTTGCCGCCCGGCCTTATGGACAGCACGACATTCCTCGAACCGGACACCTACGTGGCCGTCCAAAATCACTGCCGGATCGGCGCGGCGCTCTTAGAACCCTATGCTTTCTTGGAGAAAGCGGCGATTCTCGTCGCCTATCATCATGAACGTTGGGACGGCACCGGCTATCCCTATGGCATCAGAGGGCCCTTTATCCCTCTGGGCGCAAGAATTCTCTCGGTCGCCGACGCGTTCGACGCCATCCAAGTTCCCGAGGCCACTGACAGTACCCTGCGCGATCTCATCGCCTCGCGCATTCTGCACGTAGCCGCCGGCACCCAATTCGATCCGACCATCGTGGCGGCGTTGATGAGTTGTCTCAAACATCGGAATACCGACGGTGACCGCAGCGGAGTGTGA
- the bfr gene encoding bacterioferritin, giving the protein MKAKDGILEQLGKILTAELTAVHQYLLHAELCRHWGYERLADKFQHLYTEEVTHSGQLVRHILYLGGQPDVGSLETVKGGRSVKDLFETNLAFEQEDVEMLRKAIVHAAKVGDFTTRQKLEEMVVDSEEHVDYFERQLATIAQVGLPAYLAEQIKS; this is encoded by the coding sequence ATGAAAGCGAAAGACGGGATTCTGGAACAACTCGGGAAGATCCTCACCGCCGAACTGACCGCCGTGCATCAATATCTGCTCCATGCGGAACTGTGTCGCCACTGGGGCTATGAGCGACTGGCTGACAAGTTCCAGCATTTGTATACGGAAGAAGTGACCCATTCCGGGCAGCTGGTCCGCCACATATTGTATCTGGGCGGCCAGCCGGATGTCGGATCGTTGGAAACGGTGAAAGGTGGCCGGTCGGTAAAGGATTTATTTGAGACCAATCTGGCGTTCGAACAGGAAGATGTGGAGATGCTGCGGAAGGCGATTGTCCATGCCGCCAAGGTCGGGGATTTCACGACCCGGCAGAAGCTGGAAGAGATGGTCGTCGATTCAGAGGAACATGTGGATTACTTTGAGCGGCAGCTCGCGACCATTGCCCAAGTCGGGCTTCCCGCCTATCTTGCCGAGCAGATAAAGTCGTAG
- the bfr gene encoding bacterioferritin: protein MKAKEGVINILNKVLTADLTAINQYFVHAKMCENWGFERLQHKVRERSIDEMKDADELIGHILYLEGVPNVQRMNTVHVGETVLEQFKLDLKVEQEMLALLNEGVVHCVKVTDFTTRHMLEEMAKDVDAHIDWIETQMETIKQVGLENYLAEQIKKDS, encoded by the coding sequence ATGAAAGCAAAAGAGGGCGTCATCAATATTCTCAATAAGGTGCTGACGGCTGATCTGACAGCCATCAATCAGTATTTTGTGCATGCCAAGATGTGCGAAAACTGGGGCTTCGAACGGTTGCAGCATAAGGTGCGCGAGCGCAGCATCGATGAAATGAAGGATGCCGATGAGCTCATCGGGCATATCCTCTATCTCGAAGGCGTGCCGAATGTGCAGCGCATGAATACCGTGCATGTCGGCGAGACGGTGCTGGAACAGTTCAAGCTGGATCTGAAGGTCGAGCAGGAAATGTTGGCGTTATTGAATGAGGGAGTCGTGCATTGCGTGAAGGTGACCGATTTTACGACTCGCCATATGTTGGAAGAGATGGCGAAGGACGTCGATGCCCATATTGACTGGATTGAAACCCAGATGGAAACCATCAAGCAAGTCGGGCTGGAAAACTATCTCGCGGAGCAGATCAAGAAAGACAGCTAA